The Populus nigra chromosome 14, ddPopNigr1.1, whole genome shotgun sequence genome has a segment encoding these proteins:
- the LOC133673503 gene encoding putative pentatricopeptide repeat-containing protein At5g09950, which translates to MGIDGKGKEKKSRKRTSSLSSSEDEGRRRKRRRSDDERRNRKSDKKEKRKDKKSHRHHSDKEKKSKDKHKSKRHKGDHHSKSEFQELSNDDYFSKNNEFATWLKEKKKMFFSDLSSESARELFSVFVKDWNSQKLESRYYEGISSAPRSAHNWAFKNKLLNLAMCCRKLSTFKPKPPLIPPIFSRRYTLNPKSISKISLECRIIEEEPTNMNTNRHYGTCVSLLNHPNPEISCFYQKGFSQITKEVTGKALHALCIKGLVNLTVFYSNTLINMYSKFGHIGFSRYLFDKMSERNDASWNNMISGFVRAGSYRESMRFFNEMRDFGVKPSGIAVASLVTACERSEWMLIEGVQVHGFIVKVCLLSDVFVGTSLVHLYGNYGLAADAMKVFQEMIYKNVVSWTALMVAYVDYGEPSMVMNIYRRMRSEGMSCNDNTMSSVISSCVSLENELLGYQVLGHVIKYGLETNVSVANSLISMFGYFGSVEEACYVFSGMDEHDTISWNSMIAAYIRNGLCKESLRCFSWMFRVHKEINSTTLSTMLAGCGSVDNLKWGRGIHSLVLKFGWNSNVCASNTLITMYSDAGRCEDAELVFQGMVEKDMISWNSMMACYAQDGNCLDALKLLATMFYMRRGSNYVTFTSALAACSDPEFATEGKILHALVIHFGLHENVIVGNALVTLYAKSGLMIEAKKVFQTMPKRDGVTWNALIGGHADSEEPDEALKAFKLMREEGVPINYITISNVLGACLAPNDLLEHGMPIHAFIILTGFQSDEYVQNSLITMYAKCGDLNSSNNIFDRLTSKNASAWNAMMAANAHHGHMEEALKFLLEMRRAGVNVDQFSFSECLAAAAKLAILEEGQQLHGLAVKLGCDSNPFVASATMDMYGKCGEIDDVLRIIPRPIDRSRLSWNILTSSFSRHGFFEKAKETFHEMINLGVKPDHVTFVALLSACSHGGMVEEGLAYYDSMIKEFGIPAKIGHCVCIIDLLGRSGRFAEAETFIKEMPVSPTDHVWRSLLAACKTHGNLELGRKAVENLLKLDPSDDSAYVLYSNICATTGKWEDVEKIRRQMGLNKIKKKPACSWVKLKNKWSLFGMGDQSHPQASEIYAKLEELKKMIKEAGYVPDTSYALQDTDEEQKEHNLWNHSERLALAYGLISSPEGSTLKIFKNLRVCGDCHSVYKLVSGILGRKIVLRDPYRFHQFSGGQCSCTDYW; encoded by the exons ATGGGAATCGACGGGAAggggaaggagaagaagagcagGAAGAGAACCTCCTCTCTGTCTTCATCTGAAG atgaaggaagaagaaggaaaagacGGAGAAGTGATGATGAAAGGAGAAATAGAAAGAGTgataagaaagagaagagaaaggacAAGAAGTCTCATAGGCACCACTCTGATAAAG AGAAGAAGTCTAAGGATAAGCACAAAAGTAAACGACACAAAGGGGATCACCACTCG AAATCGGAGTTTCAAGAGCTGTCCAATGACGACTACTTCTCCAAGAATAATGAGTTCGCTACATGgctaaaagagaagaagaaaatgtttttctcTGATCTTTCGTCTGAGTCTGCACGAGAATTGTTTTCAGTTTTTGTCAAAGACTGGAACTCTCAGAAGCTTGAGTCTCGATATTATGAGGGCATTTCAAGCGCACCTCGGAGTGCCCATAACTGGGCATTCA AAAACAAGTTGTTAAACCTGGCTATGTGCTGCAGAAAACTCTCTACTTTCAAACCCAAGCCTCCACTAATACCCCCCATTTTTTCCCGCCGGTACACCTTAAACCCAAAATCCATCTCAAAAATTTCCTTAGAATGCCgaatcatagaagaagaacccaCAAACATGAACACAAACAGACATTATGGGACATGTGTTTCCCTCTTAAACCACCCAAACCCCGAAATCTCCTGTTTTTATCAGAAGGGTTTCTCTCAAATCACCAAAGAAGTTACTGGAAAAGCTTTACATGCACTTTGCATCAAGGGATTAGTCAATTTAACCGTGTTCTACAGTAACACTTTGATTAATATGTActcaaagtttggccatataggTTTTTCTCGTTACCTGTTCGATAAAATGTCTGAAAGAAATGATGCTTCTTGGAATAATATGATTTCGGGGTTTGTTCGTGCGGGTTCTTACAGGGAATCGATGCGGTTCTTTAATGAAATGAGGGATTTTGGGGTTAAGCCAAGTGGGATTGCTGTTGCTAGTTTGGTAACGGCCTGTGAGAGGTCAGAATGGATGCTTATTGAAGGGGTTCAAGTTCATGGCTTTATTGTTAAAGTTTGTCTTCTGAGTGATGTTTTTGTTGGCACTTCGCTTGTGCATTTATATGGAAATTATGGATTGGCTGCAGATGCAATGAAGGTCTTTCAGGAGATGATTTATAAGAACGTAGTTTCTTGGACTGCATTGATGGTTGCTTATGTAGACTATGGAGAACCAAGCATGGTAATGAATATATATCGGCGAATGAGGTCTGAAGGAATGAGTTGCAATGACAACACAATGTCTTCTGTGATTAGTTCTTGTGTGTCACTTGAAAATGAATTGTTGGGTTATCAAGTTCTTGGACATGTAATAAAGTATGGATTAGAAACTAACGTTTCAGTTGCAAACTCTCTTATATCAATGTTTGGTTATTTTGGTAGCGTGGAAGAAGCTTGCTATGTTTTTAGTGGCATGGATGAACATGACACGATATCATGGAACTCAATGATTGCGGCATACATACGTAATGGTCTTTGTAAGGAATCATTAAGATGTTTTTCTTGGATGTTCCGTGTTCACAAGGAAATAAATTCTACTACACTTTCAACTATGTTAGCAGGCTGTGGTTCTGTGGATAACTTGAAGTGGGGCAGAGGAATTCATTCTTTGGTGTTGAAATTTGGGTGGAACTCAAATGTTTGTGCATCCAATACTCTAATAACCATGTACTCTGATGCTGGAAGATGTGAAGATGCAGAATTGGTATTCCAAGGGATGGTGGAGAAGGATATGATTTCATGGAATTCCATGATGGCTTGTTATGCTCAGGATGGGAACTGCCTGGATGCCCTGAAACTTCTTGCTACAATGTTTTACATGAGAAGAGGATCGAATTATGTGACCTTTACAAGTGCATTGGCTGCATGTTCAGATCCTGAATTTGCCACTGAAGGCAAGATTCTTCATGCCCTTGTAATTCATTTTGGTCTTCATGAAAATGTGATTGTTGGCAATGCATTGGTTACACTGTATGCAAAGTCTGGTCTAATGATTGAAGCAAAAAAGGTATTTCAAACAATGCCTAAGCGAGATGGAGTAACTTGGAATGCTCTCATTGGTGGTCATGCGGACAGTGAAGAACCAGATGAGGCATTAAAAGCATTCAAATTGATGAGAGAAGAAGGTGTACCTATAAACTATATTACAATTTCAAATGTTCTTGGTGCTTGCTTGGCTCCTAATGATCTATTGGAACACGGGATGCCCATCCATGCTTTTATAATTCTGACAGGATTTCAGTCTGATGAATATGTACAGAATTCACTTATAACAATGTATGCTAAGTGTGGTGATCTTAATTCGAGCAACAacatatttgacaggttaacttctAAGAATGCTAGTGCATGGAATGCTATGATGGCAGCAAATGCTCATCATGGTCATATGGAAGAGGCTCTGAAATTCCTTCTGGAGATGAGGCGTGCCGGAGTAAATGTGGATCAGTTTAGTTTTTCCGAATGCCTTGCTGCTGCTGCCAAGCTGGCAATATTGGAGGAAGGCCAGCAGCTTCATGGTTTGGCAGTCAAACTTGGTTGTGACTCAAATCCTTTTGTTGCAAGTGCCACAATGGATATGTATGGAAAATGTGGGGAAATTGATGATGTGTTAAGAATAATTCCTCGACCAATCGACCGGTCACGGTTATCATGGAATATATTGACGTCATCTTTTTCCAGACATGGGTTTTTTGAAAAGGCTAAGGAAACTTTTCATGAGATGATAAATCTTGGAGTAAAACCAGATCATGTTACCTTTGTTGCTCTTCTTTCTGCCTGCAGTCATGGGGGTATGGTGGAGGAGGGTCTGGCGTACTATGATTCAATGATAAAAGAGTTTGGTATTCCAGCAAAAATTGGGCATTGCGTATGCATTATTGATCTTCTTGGACGATCAGGAAGGTTTGCCGAGGCTGAAACTTTCATTAAGGAAATGCCAGTTTCACCAACTGATCATGTTTGGCGGAGTTTATTGGCAGCATGTAAAACCCATGGCAATCTGGAGCTTGGAAGAAAAGCTGTAGAAAATCTTTTGAAGTTGGACCCCTCGGATGATTCTGCTTATGTTCTCTATTCAAATATTTGTGCAACCACTGGGAAATGGGAAGATGTAGAGAAAATCAGGAGGCAAATgggattaaataaaataaagaagaaaccTGCGTGCAGttgggtcaaattgaagaacaaGTGGAGTTTATTTGGAATGGGAGACCAGTCCCATCCACAGGCTAGTGAAATATATGCAAAGTTGGAAGAACTTAAGAAGATGATTAAAGAAGCAGGCTATGTCCCTGATACAAGCTATGCCTTGCAAGATACAGATGAAGAACAAAAGGAGCACAATCTTTGGAACCATAGCGAGCGACTCGCCTTGGCATATGGCTTGATCAGTTCTCCTGAAGGTTCAACTCTTAAAATTTTCAAGAACCTTCGTGTTTGTGGTGATTGTCATTCTGTATATAAGCTTGTTAGTGGAATTCTTGGGCGGAAAATCGTATTACGAGACCCTTATCGGTTTCATCAGTTTAGTGGTGGCCAATGTTCATGTACTGACTATTGGTAA
- the LOC133672667 gene encoding DEAD-box ATP-dependent RNA helicase 10-like, whose amino-acid sequence MAEVKEEVKSFKDLGISDQLEKEEVKSFKDLGICDQLVEACDSLGWKNPTKIQVEAVPHALEGKDLIGLAQTGSGKTGAFALPILQALLESSQKSVQPFFACVLSPTRELAIQIAEQFEALGSGIGLRCGVLVGGVDIVQQTLILAKRPHIVVATPGRLLDHLSNTKGFSLRTLKYLVLDEADRLLNEEFEKSLDEILNVIPRDRKTYLFSATMTKKVKKLQRACLRNPVKIEAASKYSTVDTLKQQYRFVPSKHKDCYLVYILTEMSNSTAMVFTRTCDATSFLALVLRNLGLRAIPINGHMSQPKRLGALNKFKARECNILICTDVASRGLDIPAVDMVINYDVPSNSKDYIHRVGRTARAGRSGVAISLVNQYELEWYLQIENLIGKKLPEFPAQEEEVLMLLDRVIDAKRISHTKLKEGGGKKRRGGDDEEEDDVEKYLGFKHKKSKKFKKGDKQHVK is encoded by the exons ATGGCAGAGGTGAAAGAAGAAGTGAAGAGTTTCAAGGACTTAGGAATAAGTGATCaattagagaaagaagaagtgaagaGTTTTAAGGACTTAGGAATATGTGATCAATTGGTTGAAGCATGTGATAGTTTGGGTTGGAAAAACCCAACAAAGATTCAAGTTGAAGCTGTTCCTCATGCCCTTGAAG ggaAGGACTTGATTGGTTTAGCACAGACTGGTTCTGGTAAAACTGGAGCTTTTGCTTTACCTATATTACAGGCTTTACTTGAATCTTCACAGAAATCTGTTCAACCTTTCTTTGCCTGCGTTCTCTCCCCTACAAG GGAGTTGGCAATTCAGATTGCCGAGCAATTTGAAGCTTTAGGATCTGGGATTGGTTTGAGATGTGGCGTG CTTGTCGGAGGTGTGGATATTGTGCAACAGACTCTTATCCTTGCCAAAAGACCACATATTGTt GTTGCAACACCTGGACGCCTTTTGGATCATCTGTCAAATACCAAAGGTTTTTCTCTTCGTACATTGAAGTATTTG GTCTTAGACGAGGCAGACAGGTTACTGAATGAAGAGTTTGAGAAATCCctagatgaaattttaaatgttattccACGGGATCGAAAAACATATCTGTTTTCTGCAACCATGACAAAAAAG GTGAAGAAGCTCCAAAGAGCTTGTTTGAGAAATCCTGTTAAG ATTGAAGCAGCATCAAAATATTCCACTGTTGACACTCTGAAGCAGCAATATCGTTTTGTTCCTTCTAAACACAAG GATTGCTATCTTGTATACATTCTGACTGAAATGTCCAATAGTACTGCCATGGTTTTCACTCGAACATGCGATGCAACTAGCTTTTTGGCTTTGGTTCTTCGAAATCTTGGTCTAAGGGCCATCCCTATTAATGGTCACATGAGTCAG CCAAAGAGACTTGGAGCCTTAAACAAGTTCAAGGCAAGGGAGTGCAATATTCTAATATGCACTGATGTGGCAAGTAGGGGACTTGACATTCCAgctgttgatatggttataaACTACGACGTCCCCTCAAACTCTAAG GATTATATTCATCGCGTTGGCAGAACTGCTCGTGCAGGGCGATCTGGGGTTGCAATCTCACTAGTAAATCAGTATGAACTGGAGTGGTATCTACAGATAGAGAATCTTATAG GTAAAAAACTGCCTGAGTTTCCCGCTCAAGAGGAGGAGGTCTTGATGTTGTTGGATCGTGTTATTGATGCGAAAAGAATTTCTCACACG AAACTTAAAGAAGGTGGGGGTAAGAAGAGGAGGGGTGGAGATGACGAGGAAGAAGACGATGTTGAAAAGTATTTGGGCTTCAAGCACAAGAAGTCCAAGAAGTTTAAGAAAGGAGACAAGCAACACGTCAAGTGA